Genomic segment of Desulfovibrio legallii:
TTGAAAATGCCGGAACCCACAAACACGCCGTCGCAGCCCAGATGCATCATCATGGCAGCGTCGGCCGGCGTGGCAATGCCGCCGGCGGCAAAGTTGACCACAGGCAGGCGGCCTTCCTTACGCACGGCGTAACAGACTTCCAGGGGCGCGCCGATCTCTTTGGCAAAGTTGGCCACCTCTGCTTCAGGCAAGGCGCAGAGCGTGCGGATTTCGTCCATGACCTGCCGGCAGTGGCGCACGGCTTCCACCACGTTGCCGGTGCCGGGTTCGCCCTTGGTGCGGATCATGGCCGCGCCTTCAGCAATGCGGCGCAAGGCCTCGCCCAGATTGCGGCAGCCGCAGACAAAGGGCACGGTAAAGTCGCGCTTGTCAATATGATACTTGTCGTCGGCGGGGGTGAGCACTTCGCTTTCGTCGATATAGTCCACGCCCAGAGCTTCAAGGATGCGGGCCTCCACAAAATGGCCGATGCGCGCCTTGGCCATGACCGGGATGCTGACCACTTCCATAATTTTTTTAACAATGGTGGGGTCGGCCATACGGGCCACGCCGCCCGCGGCGCGGATGTCGGCGGGCACGCGCTCCAGGGCCATGACGGCGCAGGCGCCCGCGTCTT
This window contains:
- the pdxS gene encoding pyridoxal 5'-phosphate synthase lyase subunit PdxS — encoded protein: MEQGTIRLKTGLAEMLKGGVIMDVTTPEQAKIAEDAGACAVMALERVPADIRAAGGVARMADPTIVKKIMEVVSIPVMAKARIGHFVEARILEALGVDYIDESEVLTPADDKYHIDKRDFTVPFVCGCRNLGEALRRIAEGAAMIRTKGEPGTGNVVEAVRHCRQVMDEIRTLCALPEAEVANFAKEIGAPLEVCYAVRKEGRLPVVNFAAGGIATPADAAMMMHLGCDGVFVGSGIFKSGDPAKRAKAIVQAVTNYKDFAMLAEISRDLGEAMVGIEISTIPTEQRMQERGW